AACTGTAGGCCTTTAGCACTATGATAAGTCATGAGTTTTGGATGTTCGGTTTTAAAGTTCAGTGTGTCCTTATTTCTTGAGTCATTATAACCAGCATTGTATTTAAATTCGCATGCAAATTTAGAAGAAGTAAATGAATTCATTATTTCAATAACCATTTCATTATCAGCTACTAAGATTCCAACATTTCGATATTTGTTCTTTTTTGTTATAGAAATAATCGGTTCTTCTCAAATTTTAGTACAAAGCCCCAATTTTTATATGAAGGAGCAATATTTTTGAGAAAGTTTAATATAAAAAATTAGCGATTGTCTCCAAAAATATGTAAGTTTAAAGTGATCATAAAATATGACTTACAATGGATACAATCGCTAACAGATGCAAAATTATAAAAAAGATAAGGAACAACCAAATAAAATCCGATATAAATGCTTCTATGGCCGGAGAAAAACTTCTTATGGACATTTTTCCTGCCATAGATGGCTTTTTTATCACAAGTTGTGACTTCTCTTCCACGGAACTCAAAATGGTTCTCGTGAGTACGGCTACCCATGCCTTCTGCGACCGTTGTGGCCAGAAAACCACTCATACCCGTGGCTGGCAAAAGAGAACGGTCACGATGTGTCCTTTAGGGTGTAAACGGTTTGTTCTCACCCTTTACATGCGCCGTTTTTACTGCCAGTCTGATAAACATATATTTGTAGAGCAACAGACGAAGTGGCTAAACAAATATGCAAGATTCAGTGTAAGATGCATAGAGTTGATGAACCAGCTTCATATACATATGTCATCTGTGTCGACCTCCAAGGTCATGAGAAAGATGGGAATCACCTGCTGTCCAAATACTTGCATAAATCATTTGAAAAAGATCCAAAGACTTCCAGACAGGACTGCCAGGAATATAGGCATAGATGACTTTGCCAAGAGAAAGGGACATACCTATGGCAGTGTTATCGTAGACCATGACACAGGCGAGATTTTGGAACTGATAGACTCTAGAGATTCTTCGATTGTGGCAAATGTCTTGAAACAATACAAGAAAGTCGATACTATCACTCGTGATAGGGGACGATGCTTCATTAAGGCTATCAAGCAAGGAGCCCCATCAGCACATGCTATCACAGACAAATTCCATGTCATTGAAGACTTGACGAGCGCAGTCTTTCCAAAGATTCTGCAGGAGTTTTTGCATAAGAGAATGGAGTTGCTGACTCAAGGTCTAGTTGGTCCCATTAAGCCACAAATAAGTAGAGGTTGGCTTTATACCAGCATATATGCAGTCTTGGAATCGATGTGCAAGGATACAAGAAGAATCAAGAAAATGGCTGAATGGAACACTTTCATGGATCTTTATGCAAGGCAAGGACTGACTTTGAGTGAAATCCATGACAAAACAGGGTTTGATGGATTTAAGATGGGAAAGCTAAGGAACACCAAATATGAGGACTTGCTCAACCCAACGCAACTAAGGGCTTACAAAGCCATAGAATCTATTACAAACAGGATTCTCTGTAAAAAGTCATTGGATTACTCTGTGGTTACCAAGGGGTTACATTCTACAGAGAAGAAAGAAATACTGAAAAGACTTCTTTTTCTACTGAGAGAAAAATGGAAGGAAGACTGGAAGGCATACGATGATGCCTACAAGGCATTTCTTGCAAAGGCAACTATCAGGAGCGAAGAGTATGACCTTTGGAATTCAATAGTTCACTTCAACTGGAAAACCAAGACTGATACAGTCAGATTGTTTCTGCAGGACTTGCATATTACCGATTTAGCCTATTATATAACAACATTTCAAGGCATTTTGAGCGGAGAGGTCAAAATGAACTTGTACAAATGGATTAACATGGTCATAGGATGTGGTAATGAGAAAATGGAAAAGTTTGCCAAAGGACTGATTAAGGACTATTCCGCCATCAATAATTCTATTGCTAGCAAATTGAACAATGGAATCCTTGAAGGTTCGGTCAACAAGATAAAGACCGCAAAGCGAATTATGGGTGGAAGAGCATCGATTTCTCTTTTGCAGATAAAGGTCTCCTCAAACTTAGATACATAAATGTACCAAAATTTGAGAAGAACCAAATAATCTTGTTAATTTGTTCTTGTTTTGATTCACAACTCATGATTACAGGTAATGCATTTTCTTTGCTTAAATAAAGGCTTTCAGAGAAATCTCTAACTTTATCGTTTTTTTCATCCAAACCAAGATAATCCTGTGTAATTTTAGCAACAGATTTAGGAAGACGATAATTATTGTAGAGCCGTGACACAGCTACTCCTGTCATCTGAGATATTTGATCTATTGTCATTGTCATCTTTCCAAATGCTTTATATATAGATTGAGCTGTATCTCCGAAAAAATAAAAGCATTTTTTTGCAGCATGTATAAACTGCAATATTTCTTTTTTATCAAAATCCTGTATCTCATCAACAATTATATAATCTGCAGATGGCATACCTTGGTCAATCCATTGCCAATGATAAAAGAACTTCTTATCAAGTGTATTTGCTTTTCCTTGACTCATATATCTATTTAATGATTTGGTGAAGGCGATTAATATTACATCACCTCCAGCTTCTAGAATTTGCTGAGCTTTGTACATAGCAATAACAGATTTTCCACTTCCTGCACATCCTGCTACAATCATGGATTTTCCAATATTATCTCCAATTAGGTCTAATTGATCATCGTCCATAGATTCTGTATCGACATTGAATGCTTTTAATATTTTTTGCTTCAAGCCAAATCGTTTCTTAGGCTTTGAAGTTTGTTCTATTATAATATTATTAGGTTGATTAACAATATTATCAACTTCATTTTCAACAGTTTTAATGTCCTCAATTAATTGAGTTGCATCTTCTTTAATCACAGATAATTGCTCTGCAGAAGTGTCTACATGATTATTAGCTTCTTCCAATCGTTCTACTTTAATCTGAAGCAACTCTGCCTGCTGTTGTTGGATAATTATATCCTTTTCTTCTGCCATTTTCTGCATTTTAGCCATCATAGTCTGAAGTAAATCTACAGCCTCATGTATTGTTTCTTTGTTCTTGGCATTATCCTCTTTTTCTTTTGCGAGAAGGACGTTAGGGGAGAAATCATCTCCGTTATGAGCAAACTCTTCGTGGAATAAATCTCCCGGCATCACGTTTGTATCGCTATATTTTGTGATTATATAACGCTCATCTAGTCCCTTGCTTCTGATAAAATCAAATATATCACCATCGGTCAAAATAATTGATTTATTCGAACGTGTCCTTGCTTTAATTGTATCTAACTCTTCGCAAATATGTTCTACATCAGATACATTCACCCACGCATTTGCTCCCCATTTAAAATCTTCATCCAATTTTAAGGATGAAATTGAAGAAAACACAACAAGTGCTTGTATATTATTACATGCATCTTCATTCTTGATATATCTCGATAACCCATCTCGTAAAGCTCGACGGTTGATTTTAAGTTGCTCAAATACAGTTTTACTGGAACCATCTTTCTTCTTGGCTCCTCCATTTATTCTTTCGCTGCCATGAAACCAATCACCGTTCGCCTGAGCTTTAATCTCACCAGCATAGTTCTTAAATTCAACTAATACAATGGCATCTTCTTTGATTATTAGCCCATCAATATCAACTCCGTTAATATTCAGTTTGCCACTTAAATATAGTACAACTTCGTTCTTTCCCTGATAATGTTTTTGCATGATTGGCAATGTGGAACGAAATTGACTAATTTCTCCAGCATTATCAGCTTTATTAAATTCATATGTTATTAAACTCATATTTCTTATAATTTATTTGCCATATCCGGCAATGTTAACAATAAATATATAACCTTGCTTTTGGGCATCTTGTGACCATCCTAACGCATAATTAGGATTCCTTCCTGTTTCCTCTTCTGCATGCCTGTCTGCAACAAGTGTATCATCATACGTCCAATAGAAAACGTCGCTGACAAAAAAACCAGTCAATAGTTCTATATCATCTGCTTCCATATGGTGGGCTATACTGCTTCTTCTGGATAATTGACCAACAATGCTTCCATTATGAATAATATTATATGTAGTGAATTGCTGGCCATTTCTGTTCATACCTCTGTAACGTCTAATTTCTACTGGATCATTCTTACGCACATTATATGCGATAGCTTTGTTACCATTAAAATTATATCCAGCATTAAACCCTATATTATAATTATCGAGTCCAACTTTTCTTTCTCTTATTCCCCATTGGTCTTCAAGGCTGGTAAAGCGACGCATGTTTTCAACCGCCTTCTCCCTATTTCCTTTGTATACGAATAGGTATTTTCTTGCACGAGTATATGCAACATATAGTAGTCTTTTCTCTTCTTCTATTTGTTCAATGTCATTAGAGGAGAGTGGGGTAGACTCATCAATATCTTCAGTTGGGTTAAAAGGAAGAGACGTTACCGATGGTGTTATAATGACAGCATCAAACTCCAATCCCTTCACTTTATGCATAGTGGTAAGCACTACATTAAGTTGTTGGTCTAATAATATTCGTCTGTTTTGGAACCGCTTGTCATCATATAACTTATATAGCTGTGGATTATCTTCCTTTAAAGTCTCTCTGATACTATCGGCCATATCCCCATAAGTATGTAATTCCTCATCTGTCGATGCAAAATCAAGATAATCAAGTATTAATACAAATGCAAAATCCATATAGAATGAGTCCCAATTAGGACGTTGACTCATCCAATATGCAATTTTTTCCTTCAATTCATATTCTGTTTGGTTATTCTCCAGTTTGATCTTCTTATTACATTCTTTATCCAGTAGTGTAAGTACAGCATAAATTTCTCGCATTCTATATAACTCACATACAGAAGCACCTTGTATCCTGATTCTAATACCTGGTAGATTAAGGGCTTTTATAAGTGAGTAACCGTGATAGACTTCATTATTCGTTCTGAAGAACACGGCCAAATCAGTGATACCTTGCTCTTTTAACCATTGAACATATCCACCAAAATCGTTTGACCATT
The Segatella copri DNA segment above includes these coding regions:
- a CDS encoding ISL3 family transposase, whose translation is MVLVSTATHAFCDRCGQKTTHTRGWQKRTVTMCPLGCKRFVLTLYMRRFYCQSDKHIFVEQQTKWLNKYARFSVRCIELMNQLHIHMSSVSTSKVMRKMGITCCPNTCINHLKKIQRLPDRTARNIGIDDFAKRKGHTYGSVIVDHDTGEILELIDSRDSSIVANVLKQYKKVDTITRDRGRCFIKAIKQGAPSAHAITDKFHVIEDLTSAVFPKILQEFLHKRMELLTQGLVGPIKPQISRGWLYTSIYAVLESMCKDTRRIKKMAEWNTFMDLYARQGLTLSEIHDKTGFDGFKMGKLRNTKYEDLLNPTQLRAYKAIESITNRILCKKSLDYSVVTKGLHSTEKKEILKRLLFLLREKWKEDWKAYDDAYKAFLAKATIRSEEYDLWNSIVHFNWKTKTDTVRLFLQDLHITDLAYYITTFQGILSGEVKMNLYKWINMVIGCGNEKMEKFAKGLIKDYSAINNSIASKLNNGILEGSVNKIKTAKRIMGGRASISLLQIKVSSNLDT
- a CDS encoding nuclease-related domain-containing DEAD/DEAH box helicase; the protein is MSLITYEFNKADNAGEISQFRSTLPIMQKHYQGKNEVVLYLSGKLNINGVDIDGLIIKEDAIVLVEFKNYAGEIKAQANGDWFHGSERINGGAKKKDGSSKTVFEQLKINRRALRDGLSRYIKNEDACNNIQALVVFSSISSLKLDEDFKWGANAWVNVSDVEHICEELDTIKARTRSNKSIILTDGDIFDFIRSKGLDERYIITKYSDTNVMPGDLFHEEFAHNGDDFSPNVLLAKEKEDNAKNKETIHEAVDLLQTMMAKMQKMAEEKDIIIQQQQAELLQIKVERLEEANNHVDTSAEQLSVIKEDATQLIEDIKTVENEVDNIVNQPNNIIIEQTSKPKKRFGLKQKILKAFNVDTESMDDDQLDLIGDNIGKSMIVAGCAGSGKSVIAMYKAQQILEAGGDVILIAFTKSLNRYMSQGKANTLDKKFFYHWQWIDQGMPSADYIIVDEIQDFDKKEILQFIHAAKKCFYFFGDTAQSIYKAFGKMTMTIDQISQMTGVAVSRLYNNYRLPKSVAKITQDYLGLDEKNDKVRDFSESLYLSKENALPVIMSCESKQEQINKIIWFFSNFGTFMYLSLRRPLSAKEKSMLFHP